One window of the Niallia circulans genome contains the following:
- a CDS encoding YesL family protein yields the protein MNNIFEWNGPVYRFLEKIVNLLLLNALFLLFCLPIVTIGSALTAMYSITIKMAKNEDVSIVKAYVATFHKNFKQSTIIWLILLAAGIILYMDYYYLNQYKGNLVFLVKVSLGLFSFAYIILFSFIFPYVARFKNSVKDSIINTWKIALVHPFKTISVLMVTGIPIIALGISVYSLFFLLYFSLFIGFSFFAYINTLIILHIYEGYER from the coding sequence GTGAACAATATTTTTGAATGGAACGGACCCGTTTATCGATTTCTAGAAAAAATAGTTAATTTATTACTATTAAATGCTCTATTTCTTCTTTTTTGTTTGCCTATTGTCACAATAGGATCTGCACTAACAGCTATGTATTCGATAACAATAAAAATGGCTAAAAATGAAGATGTATCAATCGTTAAAGCGTATGTCGCTACCTTTCACAAAAACTTTAAACAGAGTACGATCATCTGGTTGATTTTATTAGCAGCCGGCATTATTTTGTATATGGATTACTATTACCTAAATCAATATAAAGGAAACTTGGTCTTTCTTGTTAAAGTAAGTCTAGGACTTTTTTCTTTTGCTTATATAATATTGTTTAGCTTTATATTTCCTTATGTTGCAAGATTTAAAAATTCAGTAAAGGATTCAATCATTAACACTTGGAAAATAGCGCTAGTTCACCCTTTTAAGACAATTTCCGTCCTAATGGTTACTGGGATTCCTATTATAGCTTTGGGAATATCGGTCTATTCCCTTTTCTTTCTTTTATACTTTAGTCTATTTATTGGTTTTTCCTTTTTTGCTTATATTAATACTCTTATCATTCTCCATATTTATGAAGGATATGAGAGGTGA
- a CDS encoding carbohydrate ABC transporter permease, with amino-acid sequence MIENKSFSAKCGRLTIYAIVIFLALTCLLPLWNIVAISFSGGDAVASNKVGLTPINTTLEAYKMIMDDSQFWRSFGISIQRVILSSVINMVLIVTMAYPLSKTKREFRGRGIYMNLLIFAMLFNGGMIPTYLVVKNLDMLNTIWALVLPGAVQVFSIILVMNFFIGVPKSLEEAAIMDGANPLQVLIKVYIPISMPALATVALFSIVGNWNDFFSGLIYMTKVTNYPLMTYIQSLTISIEEMLKAGATSSDLANAGEVSNKNLNAAKIVVSCVPLLLIYPILQKYFITGIVVGSVKE; translated from the coding sequence ATGATAGAAAATAAGAGCTTTTCTGCAAAATGTGGCAGATTAACTATTTATGCAATCGTTATTTTCCTTGCCCTTACTTGTTTGCTTCCACTGTGGAATATTGTAGCGATATCATTTAGCGGAGGCGATGCCGTAGCTAGTAATAAGGTTGGTCTAACACCAATTAATACGACCTTAGAGGCATATAAAATGATTATGGATGATAGTCAATTTTGGCGTTCCTTTGGTATTTCCATTCAGAGGGTAATTTTGTCCTCGGTTATTAACATGGTATTAATTGTTACAATGGCATATCCTCTTTCAAAAACCAAAAGAGAGTTTAGAGGTAGAGGAATCTATATGAATCTGCTTATTTTTGCCATGCTGTTTAATGGTGGAATGATTCCAACCTATTTGGTTGTTAAAAACCTTGATATGTTGAATACGATTTGGGCACTAGTTCTTCCAGGAGCTGTTCAGGTTTTCAGCATTATTCTTGTAATGAACTTTTTTATCGGCGTTCCCAAATCACTAGAGGAAGCAGCAATTATGGATGGTGCCAACCCATTGCAGGTACTGATTAAAGTATATATACCGATATCGATGCCTGCTTTGGCGACAGTTGCTTTATTTAGTATCGTCGGAAACTGGAACGACTTTTTCTCAGGATTGATTTATATGACAAAAGTAACTAATTATCCATTAATGACATATATCCAGTCATTGACAATCAGTATTGAGGAAATGCTAAAAGCTGGAGCAACTTCAAGTGACCTAGCAAATGCAGGAGAAGTATCTAATAAGAATCTTAATGCAGCAAAAATTGTTGTTTCATGTGTTCCATTGCTATTAATCTACCCAATCCTCCAAAAATACTTTATCACTGGTATTGTAGTAGGTTCAGTGAAAGAATAG
- a CDS encoding ABC transporter permease, translating into MLLPGMIFLIIFTFVPMFGVIMAFQNYVPAKGIMASEFVGFEHFKYMFSLPDIGKLFRNTIVIAIGKIVLGSLLAIVFAILLNEVRLKLLKKSIQTIVYLPHFLSWVVLASVVVNMFSLDGTINQLLAFFGMDKQNFLGSNKLFQPLLIGTDVWKEFGFNSIVYLAALTAIDPGLHEAASIDGANWWKRIWNITLPGMLPIILLLAVLSLPNVLNAGFDQVYNLYSPMVYESGDILDTYVYRVGLIGREYSFGTAVGLFKSVIGIILILSANNAAKKYTDRKLF; encoded by the coding sequence ATGTTGCTTCCTGGGATGATTTTTTTGATTATCTTTACGTTTGTCCCAATGTTTGGGGTAATCATGGCATTCCAGAATTATGTACCCGCAAAAGGAATAATGGCTTCAGAATTTGTTGGCTTCGAACATTTCAAGTATATGTTCTCTTTACCTGATATTGGGAAACTATTCAGAAATACAATTGTTATCGCTATTGGAAAAATCGTTTTAGGATCTCTGTTGGCTATTGTTTTTGCCATTTTATTAAATGAAGTCAGATTGAAACTGCTGAAGAAATCTATTCAAACAATTGTTTACTTACCACACTTTCTTTCATGGGTGGTACTAGCATCTGTGGTTGTTAATATGTTCAGCTTAGATGGAACAATCAATCAGCTTCTAGCCTTCTTTGGCATGGATAAGCAGAATTTCCTTGGAAGTAATAAACTATTTCAACCATTGCTGATAGGGACAGACGTATGGAAAGAGTTTGGTTTTAATTCGATTGTTTATTTAGCCGCATTAACTGCTATTGATCCTGGGCTTCATGAGGCAGCAAGCATAGATGGAGCGAATTGGTGGAAACGCATATGGAACATTACCCTTCCAGGTATGCTGCCAATTATCCTGTTGTTGGCCGTATTAAGTTTGCCTAACGTTTTAAATGCTGGATTTGACCAAGTGTATAATCTCTATTCCCCAATGGTATATGAATCAGGTGATATATTGGATACTTATGTCTACCGAGTGGGATTAATAGGGCGAGAATATAGCTTTGGTACTGCAGTAGGTTTATTTAAATCGGTAATTGGAATTATCCTGATTCTATCAGCAAATAATGCAGCAAAAAAATATACGGATCGCAAATTATTCTAG
- a CDS encoding sugar ABC transporter substrate-binding protein, with protein MKYKTFCKRAAFGLMATSLTLSLAACMDNSSSGESMTEDGKTIIKMGRVTAANSKLPEGDTYENNAYTRLVEKKLNAKIVDQFEAEGEDYNRQVALAIASGELPDMMRVDSREELKELVENDLIADLTEVYDKNASDFIEEVYGTYDNKTLEAATFDGKLMAIPGTIGDSAPNIVWIRKDWMEKLDIKLDADGDRQITLDELESTAKAFVDNDPGDTGKPVGIPFASWLNAGDYGGSGMNMTSIAGVFNAHPRMWLEDNKGNIVNGSTTEETKQALGVMADWFKKGIIDPQFGTRTWDDIMALVTNGQTGIVTGPWHIPDWGLSTVRGMDKNAEFAAYGIEGENGKVNVFHSNPTGQFIVVRKDYEHPELAIKILNLFYDEIVNADDLQKDYPEIYKYGELAVDGSTRPFNIEVYKSTNIIDEYKYIQEAVEGKISIDDIPTAGLKIDTKSIMAYQKEPEGAGTSEWAKYHSRMLGMSLIDKFTKEEQFNWTTPVFFGNTPTMEKKGANLLKLEEEDFIKIVTGNKPLDYFDTFVANWKKQGGDEIAAEIKEELADK; from the coding sequence ATGAAATACAAAACATTTTGTAAGCGTGCGGCATTTGGATTGATGGCAACTTCATTAACACTATCACTAGCTGCATGTATGGATAATTCTTCATCCGGTGAGAGTATGACAGAAGATGGGAAAACTATTATTAAAATGGGGCGAGTAACCGCAGCTAATTCTAAATTGCCTGAAGGAGACACCTATGAAAACAATGCGTACACAAGATTAGTAGAAAAGAAATTAAATGCTAAAATAGTGGATCAATTCGAAGCAGAAGGTGAGGACTACAATCGTCAAGTAGCACTTGCAATTGCATCAGGTGAGTTACCAGACATGATGCGTGTAGATAGTCGTGAAGAGCTAAAAGAGCTAGTGGAAAATGACCTAATTGCTGACTTGACAGAAGTATATGATAAAAATGCAAGCGATTTCATAGAAGAAGTTTATGGTACGTATGATAACAAAACGTTAGAAGCTGCTACATTTGATGGAAAATTGATGGCTATTCCAGGTACAATTGGCGATTCTGCACCAAATATAGTGTGGATTAGGAAAGATTGGATGGAAAAGTTAGATATTAAATTAGATGCAGATGGAGATAGACAAATTACTTTAGATGAGTTAGAAAGCACAGCAAAGGCATTTGTTGATAATGATCCAGGTGATACAGGAAAGCCAGTGGGTATACCATTTGCTTCTTGGTTAAATGCAGGTGATTACGGTGGAAGCGGCATGAATATGACTAGCATTGCCGGAGTGTTCAATGCTCATCCTCGAATGTGGTTAGAAGATAATAAAGGAAATATTGTCAATGGTTCTACAACTGAAGAGACGAAACAAGCATTAGGGGTAATGGCAGATTGGTTTAAAAAAGGTATCATAGATCCTCAGTTCGGAACAAGAACATGGGATGATATTATGGCGCTTGTTACTAATGGTCAAACTGGGATAGTTACGGGACCATGGCATATACCAGATTGGGGATTATCAACAGTAAGGGGAATGGATAAGAATGCTGAGTTTGCCGCATATGGAATAGAAGGAGAAAACGGAAAAGTAAATGTATTTCATAGTAACCCAACAGGTCAATTTATTGTTGTCCGAAAGGATTATGAGCATCCAGAATTAGCAATAAAAATTTTAAACTTATTCTATGATGAAATTGTAAATGCGGATGACTTACAGAAAGATTATCCAGAAATCTATAAATATGGCGAGTTAGCAGTGGACGGTTCCACAAGGCCATTTAATATCGAAGTATATAAATCCACAAATATTATAGATGAATATAAATATATTCAAGAAGCAGTGGAAGGGAAAATTTCCATAGATGATATTCCTACTGCTGGTTTAAAAATTGATACGAAAAGTATAATGGCATATCAGAAGGAACCAGAAGGAGCAGGGACTTCCGAGTGGGCAAAATATCATTCTAGAATGCTCGGAATGAGTTTGATTGATAAATTCACAAAAGAGGAGCAATTCAATTGGACTACTCCAGTATTTTTCGGTAACACCCCAACCATGGAGAAAAAGGGTGCTAATCTTTTGAAACTAGAAGAAGAAGATTTTATTAAAATTGTAACAGGTAATAAACCATTAGATTATTTTGATACATTTGTAGCTAATTGGAAGAAACAAGGAGGAGATGAAATAGCTGCTGAGATAAAAGAAGAGTTAGCTGATAAATAA
- a CDS encoding response regulator transcription factor, giving the protein MYRILIADDEKDERSVIRFLLDKFHFQLDIVEAANGKDAIHLLEKESIDILFTDVKMPFVNGIDLAKVAKSINPNIQLIFFSGHDDFDFVKNALSLRAVDYILKPVNPNELKQTIASVIKNMEQRNQELKKEKSNIAFLKNHLLYRLLNGTSIDALKNEYPFIDMDYLYAYSRMILMQFEEPFFDKLLKEETSLLFAQIKQCMEGLSFDYLHLNPYQLLLLIKKPIEHTEIRLIAKNIHQQIHSALGIHGYFSISEEVEAPEKIPERFKQIEYYLEDRFFYKDNYLYPIECGKFEQEEYLEQDENLLLSIQNAIQYVDTFSFRLSLDALFQKYQSKKQISHIYVRYLFSRLLQILCNALPEYKETILNKKISAIYKCTHFSEIEQIIEEVKRSVLSFLEKKEKSPKHVIHIVMQYIHEHYAEDLSLNILADKVYLSPRYLSDVFIQETGSGINKYIKQVRMDAAKNLLIHTNMKINDICKQVGYQNISYFVRTFRESFGLSPEKFRQSNGNTKEKTN; this is encoded by the coding sequence ATGTATCGTATATTAATAGCAGATGATGAAAAAGACGAACGTAGCGTTATTCGGTTTCTTCTTGATAAATTTCACTTTCAACTCGATATAGTAGAAGCAGCTAATGGAAAAGATGCCATCCACTTATTAGAGAAAGAATCAATTGATATCTTATTTACAGATGTGAAAATGCCTTTTGTCAATGGCATAGATTTAGCTAAAGTGGCCAAATCTATAAATCCCAATATCCAACTTATCTTTTTTAGCGGCCATGACGATTTCGATTTTGTCAAAAATGCTTTGTCGCTGCGAGCCGTTGACTATATATTAAAACCAGTTAATCCAAATGAATTAAAACAAACGATAGCATCTGTTATCAAAAACATGGAACAACGAAATCAGGAGCTGAAGAAAGAAAAATCGAATATTGCTTTCCTTAAAAACCATCTATTGTATCGATTATTGAATGGCACCTCCATAGATGCATTAAAAAATGAATACCCTTTCATAGATATGGATTATTTATATGCATACAGCCGAATGATACTGATGCAATTTGAAGAACCTTTCTTTGATAAATTGCTCAAAGAAGAGACCTCCCTACTTTTCGCACAAATCAAGCAATGTATGGAAGGATTGTCTTTTGACTATCTTCATCTAAATCCCTATCAATTATTACTTCTAATAAAGAAGCCGATAGAGCATACAGAAATAAGATTAATAGCCAAGAATATTCATCAGCAGATTCACTCTGCTCTTGGGATACATGGTTATTTTTCTATTAGTGAAGAAGTAGAAGCCCCAGAGAAAATTCCTGAACGATTTAAACAAATCGAATATTATTTAGAAGATCGATTTTTCTATAAAGATAACTATCTTTATCCGATTGAATGTGGAAAGTTTGAACAAGAGGAATATTTAGAGCAGGATGAAAATTTGCTGCTATCGATACAGAATGCCATTCAATATGTAGATACATTTAGCTTTCGACTTAGCCTAGATGCCCTTTTTCAAAAATATCAAAGCAAAAAACAAATATCGCATATTTATGTACGTTATTTATTTTCACGACTGCTTCAGATTTTATGTAATGCATTACCGGAGTACAAAGAAACGATATTAAATAAAAAAATATCAGCTATTTATAAATGCACTCATTTTTCAGAAATAGAACAAATAATAGAAGAAGTAAAAAGGAGTGTCTTATCCTTCCTAGAGAAAAAGGAAAAGTCACCTAAACATGTCATTCATATCGTAATGCAATATATCCATGAACATTATGCTGAAGACTTAAGCCTGAATATTCTTGCTGATAAAGTATACTTATCACCGCGTTATTTAAGTGATGTATTTATTCAAGAAACCGGTTCTGGGATCAACAAATATATAAAACAGGTTCGAATGGATGCGGCCAAGAACTTACTAATTCATACAAATATGAAAATCAATGATATTTGCAAGCAAGTAGGATATCAGAATATTTCCTATTTTGTCCGCACTTTCCGCGAAAGTTTTGGTTTAAGCCCTGAAAAATTCAGACAATCAAATGGAAATACGAAAGAGAAGACGAATTAA
- a CDS encoding sensor histidine kinase, with protein sequence MNKLSQWFKDLKYRRKILVICLLSSLLPVTALGSYCYFQIQKLLINREKEVLEETLHQAILSLDYKINSYNDAMNQIVWNQNIKSGLTANYDNNFDMYTMYRDHLKPLIFNVKNSQTDINRITVYSNNHTLFPHGTFLRPLTDVEKLEWFPEVIKNASAHLLVSSDKNSFEMASKIFDYNGNNINIVYMDIHYQSFFNPLSNLFENSYGLIILDEKKQPVYNHQNFNKNKQSYTLSVDELLNKINNGSLKNEYVFKSAKFQSNEWTAYLFRPFDIVSQSTSPIMTWVIIVIILCIFTLYLSIFFLSKVVVRPLELLAANMKQIEKGDLTVTVTHSSQDEIGDVIGQFGDMVHNLQEMINEVYKSKIAQQEYEMKALQAQINPHFFYNSLSLINSKAILVGQEDISEMAQLLSTFYRTTLNKGKNMITVKDEIENTISYMKIQQMMHSNSFDLSIIVDDQILGHTMINLLLQPLVENAINHGIDHKEDRERGIVTIIGKQADNDLLFTISDNGIGMEPEILETILTTKTTGYGVQNVHHRIKLAYGESYGLSYTSKLGKGTTVEVRIPKIL encoded by the coding sequence ATGAATAAACTATCCCAATGGTTTAAAGATTTAAAATATCGTAGAAAAATATTGGTAATCTGCCTTCTATCCAGTTTGTTGCCTGTTACTGCATTAGGAAGCTATTGCTATTTTCAAATTCAAAAACTATTAATCAATCGAGAAAAGGAAGTTTTAGAAGAAACCTTACATCAGGCTATTCTAAGTCTCGATTATAAAATTAATTCCTATAATGATGCCATGAATCAAATTGTTTGGAATCAAAATATAAAAAGTGGGTTAACCGCTAATTATGACAATAACTTTGATATGTATACGATGTATCGAGATCATCTCAAGCCACTTATCTTCAATGTAAAGAATTCACAAACCGATATCAATCGGATAACAGTTTATAGCAATAACCATACATTATTCCCACATGGGACCTTTCTTCGACCTCTAACAGATGTAGAAAAATTAGAATGGTTTCCGGAAGTTATCAAAAATGCTTCCGCCCATTTACTCGTTTCTTCTGATAAAAACTCTTTTGAAATGGCTAGTAAAATATTTGATTATAATGGAAATAATATAAATATTGTCTACATGGATATCCATTATCAATCTTTCTTTAATCCATTATCCAACCTATTTGAGAATTCCTATGGACTCATTATTCTGGATGAGAAAAAGCAACCTGTTTACAATCATCAAAACTTTAATAAAAATAAACAATCTTATACACTCTCTGTAGACGAGTTATTAAACAAAATCAATAATGGATCGCTGAAAAATGAATATGTATTCAAAAGTGCTAAATTTCAATCAAACGAGTGGACAGCTTATTTATTTCGACCATTTGATATCGTATCTCAATCTACTTCACCTATTATGACGTGGGTAATTATCGTTATTATCTTATGTATCTTTACGCTTTATCTTTCTATTTTTTTTCTTTCAAAGGTTGTTGTTCGGCCATTGGAGTTGCTTGCAGCAAATATGAAGCAAATTGAAAAAGGAGACTTAACTGTGACTGTGACCCATTCCTCTCAAGATGAAATTGGTGATGTAATTGGACAGTTTGGAGACATGGTTCACAACCTGCAAGAGATGATTAATGAAGTTTATAAAAGTAAAATTGCTCAGCAAGAATATGAAATGAAAGCATTACAGGCACAAATCAATCCACACTTTTTTTATAATAGTCTTTCTCTGATTAATAGTAAGGCTATCCTTGTAGGGCAAGAAGACATTAGCGAGATGGCACAACTCCTTTCTACATTTTATCGTACTACCTTAAACAAAGGGAAAAATATGATTACAGTTAAAGACGAAATAGAAAATACAATTTCTTATATGAAAATACAGCAGATGATGCACAGTAATTCCTTTGATCTTTCAATCATTGTGGACGACCAAATTCTTGGACATACGATGATTAACCTATTACTGCAACCATTAGTAGAAAATGCTATTAATCACGGAATAGATCATAAAGAAGATAGAGAGAGAGGAATAGTAACGATTATTGGAAAACAGGCAGATAATGATCTCCTATTTACTATTTCGGATAACGGCATTGGCATGGAACCAGAAATACTAGAAACCATTCTAACTACCAAAACTACAGGATATGGCGTACAGAATGTTCATCATCGAATTAAGTTGGCTTATGGGGAATCCTATGGTTTATCTTATACTAGCAAGCTAGGAAAAGGGACAACGGTAGAGGTACGAATACCAAAGATTTTATAA
- a CDS encoding bifunctional 2-keto-4-hydroxyglutarate aldolase/2-keto-3-deoxy-6-phosphogluconate aldolase, producing the protein MDKIEVLTKMKEEKIVAVIRAQNIEQGLRVSEAIRQGGIKFLELTMTIPGALDVIKKLADKYAGEDVIVGAGTVLDPETARLAILAGAKFIVGPNLSPEVITMCHRYRVAVMPGVMSPTEALTAIELGADVIKVFPGGAFGPSIVKDFKGPLPQGNFMPSGGVTVENAAEWIKNGAYAIGTGSSLTKGAATGDYEAVSREAEKFVAIVK; encoded by the coding sequence ATGGATAAAATAGAAGTTTTAACAAAAATGAAAGAGGAAAAGATTGTAGCAGTAATTCGAGCACAAAATATAGAACAAGGGCTGCGTGTAAGTGAAGCAATTCGGCAAGGCGGCATTAAATTTTTAGAGTTAACCATGACAATTCCTGGTGCATTGGATGTGATCAAAAAACTTGCTGATAAATATGCAGGAGAGGATGTAATCGTTGGTGCTGGAACAGTATTAGATCCGGAAACAGCAAGACTTGCTATTTTGGCAGGGGCAAAATTTATAGTAGGACCAAATCTGTCCCCGGAAGTCATTACGATGTGCCACCGCTACCGAGTCGCCGTTATGCCTGGCGTGATGTCACCAACCGAAGCACTAACAGCAATAGAACTGGGCGCAGATGTTATCAAAGTATTCCCGGGTGGAGCCTTTGGACCAAGTATTGTGAAAGATTTTAAAGGACCTCTTCCACAAGGAAACTTTATGCCAAGCGGCGGCGTTACCGTTGAAAACGCAGCTGAATGGATCAAAAATGGCGCCTACGCTATAGGAACAGGCTCCAGCTTAACAAAAGGAGCCGCTACAGGCGATTACGAAGCAGTAAGCCGCGAAGCAGAAAAGTTTGTAGCGATTGTGAAGTAG
- a CDS encoding phosphoglycerate dehydrogenase: MPKVLITPRSFGKHSEEASRILTAHGFEVVTNPYGRIMTEEEMKKEIVDVDAVIVGVDPLNADVLAEAKRLKVISKYGVGTDNIDIDYCKANNIPVTITRNANADSVADFTFALMLAIARRIVEIDQSCRVMDWSKKTSIGIYGKTLGVIGTGAIGKGVIKRAHGFDMDILAYDVCPDNEFAKEYKVTYVDLEHLVKESDFITLHLPATPETNNLFSEKEFSMMKETAVLVNTARGELIDEDALYNVLRNKKIWGAGIDVFKKEPPEKKELLELDNMIIGSHAAASSVDAVNKMSLMAVENILANFK; the protein is encoded by the coding sequence ATGCCGAAAGTACTCATTACTCCCAGATCTTTTGGAAAACACAGTGAAGAGGCTAGCCGAATATTAACTGCTCATGGCTTTGAAGTGGTTACTAACCCATATGGAAGAATCATGACGGAAGAAGAAATGAAAAAAGAAATAGTGGATGTAGATGCAGTTATTGTTGGCGTGGATCCATTGAATGCTGATGTCCTAGCAGAGGCGAAACGGTTAAAGGTTATTTCAAAATATGGCGTTGGAACAGATAATATTGACATCGACTATTGCAAAGCCAACAATATCCCAGTAACGATTACTCGAAATGCAAACGCCGACTCTGTCGCGGATTTTACTTTCGCTCTAATGTTAGCGATTGCGAGAAGAATAGTAGAAATCGATCAATCATGCCGTGTAATGGATTGGAGCAAAAAAACAAGTATTGGTATATATGGAAAAACACTTGGTGTGATTGGGACCGGTGCAATTGGAAAGGGCGTTATTAAGAGAGCCCATGGCTTTGACATGGATATCCTAGCTTACGATGTTTGCCCAGATAATGAGTTCGCTAAAGAATACAAGGTGACTTATGTGGATTTGGAACACCTTGTGAAAGAAAGTGACTTTATAACTCTTCATCTACCAGCAACTCCAGAAACAAACAATTTATTTAGTGAGAAAGAATTCAGCATGATGAAGGAAACGGCTGTATTGGTCAACACAGCTCGCGGAGAACTGATTGATGAAGATGCCCTTTATAATGTTCTGCGGAATAAGAAAATTTGGGGAGCAGGAATAGATGTTTTCAAAAAGGAACCACCAGAAAAGAAGGAACTGCTGGAGCTGGATAATATGATTATCGGATCACATGCTGCTGCCTCTAGTGTGGATGCAGTCAATAAAATGAGCTTAATGGCAGTTGAAAATATCCTTGCTAATTTTAAATAA
- a CDS encoding HAD family hydrolase, with translation MGIPSLVIFDMDGLMFDTEKLAYRAWQMAAAHYGFSFERTLFEQLIGITNQDIIRKMADYYGPDQPVQEWRAYMRLKKHELEYLFIREPHFKKAGLDELLSFLKSQGIKIAVASSSAREVIHRFLTVSDTLAFIDLYVSGEEVPNGKPSPDIFLEVCTRLKVNPKEALVLEDSPAGIQAAYLAGIPAFFIPDFVKETDIIRKLKPKIFRDLAEVEQYLRFV, from the coding sequence TTGGGAATTCCATCATTAGTTATTTTTGATATGGATGGCTTAATGTTTGATACGGAAAAGTTAGCCTATCGAGCGTGGCAAATGGCAGCTGCCCATTATGGCTTTTCTTTTGAAAGGACACTATTTGAACAGTTGATCGGCATAACGAATCAAGATATTATTCGAAAAATGGCTGATTATTATGGTCCAGATCAACCTGTGCAAGAGTGGCGAGCATACATGCGTTTAAAAAAGCATGAATTAGAATATTTGTTTATTAGAGAACCTCATTTTAAAAAAGCAGGATTGGACGAATTACTTTCCTTTTTAAAGTCTCAGGGCATAAAGATAGCTGTAGCTTCATCAAGTGCGAGAGAAGTAATTCATCGATTTCTAACTGTATCAGACACACTTGCTTTCATTGATTTATATGTTTCAGGAGAGGAAGTACCAAATGGAAAGCCAAGCCCTGATATTTTCCTTGAAGTCTGTACTCGATTAAAGGTGAATCCGAAAGAGGCTCTTGTATTGGAAGATTCCCCCGCAGGTATTCAAGCGGCCTATCTTGCTGGCATTCCAGCATTTTTTATCCCTGATTTTGTGAAGGAAACAGATATAATTCGTAAGCTCAAGCCAAAAATTTTTCGGGATTTAGCGGAAGTTGAACAATATTTACGATTCGTATAA
- a CDS encoding D-isomer specific 2-hydroxyacid dehydrogenase family protein: MANKIAIVNSSSFGERFPDQIERLASIGEIKRFTFPVNISGKELAEKLQGFTIIISSVTPFFTREFFEQKDETLIISRHGIGYNNIDIEAATEKGTIVTIVSALVERDAVAENAVTNLLAVVRKTYPAATAAREGRWADRAQFVGHQINGKTVGVIGLGNIGSRVGEIFKDGFNARLLAYDPYQTKEELEQKGAESVSLEELLKQSDIISLNAFVNEGSYHLLSDHEFSLMKEGVYITNTARGELWAQDAVLRALESGKIAGLATDVLEGEPVDKTHPFFQYENVLVTPHTSAYTMECLRGMGEKVVSDIERTLKKERPDNVVNVELFQG, encoded by the coding sequence ATGGCAAACAAAATTGCAATTGTAAATTCAAGTAGTTTTGGAGAAAGATTCCCTGATCAAATAGAACGTCTTGCAAGCATTGGAGAGATAAAAAGATTTACCTTCCCTGTAAATATTTCGGGAAAAGAGCTCGCAGAAAAATTGCAGGGGTTTACGATCATTATATCCAGCGTTACTCCTTTTTTTACGAGGGAATTCTTTGAACAAAAGGACGAAACACTGATTATTTCCCGTCATGGGATAGGGTATAACAACATTGATATAGAAGCTGCAACAGAAAAAGGGACGATTGTGACCATTGTATCTGCATTAGTAGAAAGGGATGCTGTGGCGGAAAATGCAGTTACTAACCTTTTAGCAGTAGTGAGAAAAACATATCCAGCAGCAACGGCAGCAAGAGAAGGCCGTTGGGCAGATCGAGCTCAATTTGTTGGACATCAAATCAATGGGAAAACAGTTGGTGTAATTGGATTAGGGAATATAGGAAGTAGAGTTGGCGAGATTTTCAAGGATGGCTTTAATGCTAGATTACTAGCATATGATCCCTATCAAACAAAAGAGGAACTGGAACAAAAAGGTGCGGAAAGTGTTTCTTTAGAAGAATTATTAAAACAGTCCGATATTATTTCATTAAATGCATTTGTTAATGAGGGAAGCTACCATCTTCTGTCTGATCACGAATTTTCTTTAATGAAAGAAGGGGTGTATATCACTAATACGGCACGTGGTGAATTGTGGGCGCAGGATGCTGTATTGCGGGCATTGGAGAGCGGCAAAATTGCAGGGCTCGCAACAGATGTTTTAGAAGGGGAACCAGTGGATAAAACCCATCCATTTTTCCAATATGAAAATGTTCTGGTGACCCCGCACACTTCCGCCTATACAATGGAATGCTTAAGAGGAATGGGAGAAAAAGTAGTGTCAGATATAGAAAGAACGCTTAAAAAAGAGAGACCGGACAATGTGGTCAATGTGGAGTTGTTCCAAGGCTGA